The following are encoded together in the Bacteroidales bacterium MB20-C3-3 genome:
- the gcvP gene encoding aminomethyl-transferring glycine dehydrogenase has protein sequence MSLSFVDRHNGPRPHDEQEMLSVLGASSLEELVKQTVPADILLDKPLALDKALTEHEYLSKIKAMASKNKNFRSMIGQGFYGTASLPVVIRNIFENPSWYTSYTPYQAEISQGRLEGLLNFQTMVADLTGFKMANSSMLDDATAAGEAVRMMYELRSRDAVKAGKNKVFIDENIFPHVLAVIETRAEVLGIEVVSGKFNTVKFDDMFFGAVLQYPAGNGEVCDYTDFCTNAHAKGILVTAVTDLLALTVLKEPAAWGADIAVGTAQRFGLPMGFGGPTAGFMATRDEYKRNMPGRIIGISVDRLGNQALRMALQTREQHIKREKATSNICTATALMATMTGMYAAYHGPEGLKSIAMNAYGYAHAVASELKKVGFKLAAENFFDTIHITGVKASDIKYKAEQKGINFYYPSEDSVIISFDELSNCAEATTILEIFGRNLYECPGLPEGKIFMARESSYLTAEVFSKYHSETEMMRYIKKLERRDISLTHSMIPLGSCTMKLNAAVEMFPMSFSELGNVHPFAPADQVQGYMELIKEVENDLAVITGFHATSLQPNAGSAGEFAGLMTIRAYHIAHGQTQRNVVLIPTSAHGTNPASAAMAGMEIVLVSCDEMGNINVDEFRQKAAQYKERLSCTMITYPSTHGVFEVKIKEMMDIVHKNGGLVYMDGANMNAQVGLTNPGFIGADVCHLNLHKTFAIPHGGGGPGIGPICCTKELAPYLPCHPFLTDCDHNGVKAVSSAPYGYPMALPVTHAYIKLLGPDGLKKATEVAILNANYMSAKLAEAGYATLYTGKPVGKGKSAHGRVAHECIIDVRHYKATYGVDASDIAKRLMDFGFHAPTLSFPVHETLMIEPTESESKAEMDRFIDAMIVIKSECEAIKAGEMDKADNPLKNAPHTAAEVSADTWSHPYGREQAAYPLAWIRDNKFWPHVTRVDNGYGDRNLMCSCEDWKN, from the coding sequence ACAGCCTCTCTACCTGTTGTAATCAGGAACATTTTTGAGAACCCGAGCTGGTATACTTCATACACTCCATATCAGGCAGAAATTTCACAAGGCCGCCTTGAGGGACTCCTTAATTTTCAGACAATGGTTGCTGACCTTACCGGCTTTAAGATGGCAAACAGTTCAATGCTTGATGATGCCACAGCTGCAGGAGAGGCGGTAAGGATGATGTATGAACTTCGCTCCCGTGACGCTGTAAAGGCAGGTAAAAACAAAGTATTTATTGATGAAAACATATTTCCTCATGTACTGGCTGTTATAGAGACCCGCGCTGAGGTACTGGGAATAGAGGTTGTTTCAGGCAAATTCAACACTGTTAAATTTGATGATATGTTTTTTGGGGCTGTGCTCCAGTACCCTGCCGGCAACGGAGAGGTATGCGACTATACAGATTTCTGTACAAACGCTCATGCAAAGGGTATTCTTGTAACAGCTGTAACTGACCTCCTTGCCCTTACCGTTCTTAAGGAGCCTGCTGCGTGGGGTGCAGATATAGCAGTTGGTACAGCACAAAGATTTGGTCTGCCTATGGGTTTTGGAGGACCTACAGCCGGATTTATGGCTACCAGGGATGAGTACAAACGAAATATGCCGGGTAGAATCATTGGAATTTCTGTTGACAGACTGGGAAATCAGGCTCTCCGTATGGCTCTCCAGACAAGAGAGCAGCATATTAAAAGGGAGAAGGCAACCTCAAATATTTGTACAGCCACTGCCCTTATGGCAACAATGACCGGTATGTATGCAGCTTACCACGGACCTGAAGGGTTGAAATCTATTGCAATGAATGCTTATGGTTACGCCCATGCGGTTGCATCTGAACTGAAAAAAGTGGGATTTAAACTTGCTGCTGAGAATTTCTTTGACACAATTCATATCACAGGCGTAAAGGCATCTGATATAAAATACAAGGCAGAACAAAAGGGAATTAACTTTTACTACCCTTCTGAGGATTCGGTAATTATCAGCTTTGACGAGCTTTCAAATTGTGCGGAGGCTACAACAATTCTGGAAATTTTTGGACGAAATCTTTATGAATGCCCCGGACTCCCTGAAGGAAAAATATTCATGGCACGTGAGAGCAGTTATCTGACTGCCGAGGTGTTCAGCAAATACCATTCAGAGACCGAGATGATGAGGTACATCAAGAAGCTGGAGAGAAGAGACATCTCTCTAACCCACTCAATGATTCCTCTTGGCTCTTGTACAATGAAGCTTAATGCAGCTGTAGAGATGTTCCCGATGAGCTTCTCTGAGCTTGGTAATGTTCACCCGTTTGCACCTGCTGATCAGGTACAGGGATATATGGAGCTTATCAAGGAGGTTGAAAATGATCTTGCTGTTATAACAGGATTCCACGCAACTTCACTTCAGCCAAATGCGGGCTCTGCAGGTGAGTTTGCCGGTCTCATGACAATTCGTGCATACCATATTGCCCATGGACAAACCCAGAGAAACGTAGTGCTTATTCCTACATCCGCTCACGGAACAAATCCTGCATCGGCAGCAATGGCCGGAATGGAGATAGTTCTTGTATCATGCGATGAGATGGGAAATATCAATGTTGATGAATTCCGCCAGAAGGCAGCACAGTACAAGGAGAGACTCTCCTGCACAATGATTACATACCCTTCCACTCATGGTGTTTTCGAAGTTAAGATAAAGGAGATGATGGATATCGTCCACAAAAACGGCGGATTGGTATATATGGACGGAGCAAATATGAATGCTCAGGTGGGTCTTACAAATCCCGGCTTCATAGGAGCTGATGTTTGCCACCTGAACCTGCACAAAACATTTGCAATTCCTCACGGCGGCGGCGGTCCCGGAATCGGCCCTATCTGCTGTACAAAAGAGCTTGCACCATACCTTCCTTGCCATCCTTTCCTTACCGATTGCGACCACAACGGTGTGAAAGCAGTCAGCTCTGCCCCTTACGGATACCCAATGGCACTTCCTGTAACACATGCTTACATAAAACTGCTCGGCCCGGATGGTCTGAAAAAGGCAACAGAGGTGGCAATCCTAAATGCAAATTATATGTCGGCAAAACTGGCCGAAGCGGGCTATGCTACTCTCTACACAGGAAAACCTGTTGGAAAGGGCAAAAGTGCTCACGGAAGAGTTGCACATGAATGCATTATAGATGTACGCCATTACAAAGCAACATACGGAGTTGATGCATCGGACATAGCCAAGCGACTGATGGACTTTGGATTCCACGCCCCTACCCTCTCATTCCCTGTTCACGAAACCTTAATGATTGAGCCTACCGAGAGCGAATCAAAAGCTGAGATGGACAGATTCATTGATGCAATGATTGTAATCAAGAGTGAGTGCGAAGCCATCAAGGCTGGTGAAATGGACAAGGCAGACAATCCGCTCAAGAATGCTCCTCACACTGCCGCAGAGGTCTCTGCCGACACCTGGAGCCACCCATACGGACGCGAACAGGCCGCCTATCCACTTGCCTGGATCCGCGACAATAAATTCTGGCCTCACGTAACCCGCGTAGACAACGGCTACGGAGACAGAAATCTGATGTGCAGCTGCGAAGACTGGAAAAACTAG
- the hypD gene encoding trans-4-hydroxy-L-proline dehydratase, translated as MTERISKLRKISVETEPSLSIERALIETQFYKENLDKYPVPVLRALNFLEICKKKTIYIGEDELIVGERGPKPKAVPTFPELTCHSVEDLNVLNTRELQRYTINQEDIKRYEEEVIPFWSGRTQRERIFSHVPQEWRDAYESGLFTEFMEQRAPGHTALDGKIYKFGMLDFKRQIIEHLDSLDFLNDPEATDKQEQLRAMDISCDAAILFAERHALLAERMAADLQKELESKADDSVRRRAIDRRIQELRKIAEVCRWVPANAPRNLHEALQMYWFVHLGTITELNGWDAMNPGHLDQHLAPFYEKEFAEGTLTRDEAKELVSCFWIKVNNHPAPPKVGITARESGTYNDFTNINIGGVKPDGTDGSSEISYIILEVIEELHILQPGSSIHISSRTPDRFLLAGCEVIRKGYGYPSVFNADAYIQEMVRQGKSLQDAREGGCSGCIEVGAFGKEAYLLTGYLNVPKILEVTLNNGVDPVGGKQVGLKIGEAADFKNFDELYDAFIKQLNYITDLKIRVSNYIDRMFAKYAPATFLSVVIEDCIKKGKDYYNGGPRYNTNYIQCTGLGTVTDSLAAIKWHVFEKQTVTMERLLTAVANNFSGEEILRQRIINKTPFFGNDNDYADSIAVRVYEDLFKAIEGKPNTKGESFHLNMLSTTCHVYFGKVTGATPNGRLAGLSISDGTSPSQGADTHGPTAVIKSLGKLDQIKSGGTLLNLRFLPSLVKSNSDLVKLASLIRSYFSMNGHHIQFNIVDTDTLRDAQKNPGEYRDLLVRMAGYSDYFNDMNRDLQEEIISRTENSL; from the coding sequence ATGACAGAGAGAATTTCAAAACTTAGAAAAATATCGGTGGAGACCGAACCTTCGCTCTCAATTGAGAGGGCGTTGATAGAGACTCAATTCTATAAAGAGAATCTGGACAAGTATCCGGTGCCTGTATTAAGGGCGCTCAATTTTTTGGAAATCTGCAAGAAAAAAACAATTTACATAGGTGAGGATGAGCTTATAGTAGGTGAGAGGGGTCCAAAGCCAAAGGCTGTACCCACCTTCCCGGAGCTCACCTGCCATTCGGTGGAGGACCTGAACGTACTAAACACAAGAGAGTTGCAGAGATATACAATAAATCAGGAGGATATAAAAAGATATGAAGAGGAGGTAATCCCGTTCTGGAGTGGCCGTACGCAAAGGGAGAGGATATTCTCTCATGTGCCACAGGAGTGGAGAGATGCCTATGAATCAGGCCTCTTCACAGAGTTTATGGAGCAGAGGGCACCCGGACACACCGCCCTTGATGGTAAGATTTACAAATTCGGGATGCTGGATTTTAAACGGCAGATAATAGAGCATCTGGACTCCCTCGACTTCCTTAACGACCCTGAGGCCACAGACAAGCAGGAGCAGCTCCGGGCAATGGATATCTCCTGCGATGCGGCAATCCTTTTTGCTGAGAGGCACGCTCTTCTGGCGGAGAGAATGGCTGCTGATTTACAGAAAGAGTTGGAGAGTAAGGCCGATGATTCCGTGAGGAGGAGAGCTATTGACAGACGCATTCAGGAGCTTCGCAAAATTGCGGAGGTGTGCCGGTGGGTTCCGGCAAATGCGCCGCGGAACCTGCACGAGGCACTGCAGATGTACTGGTTTGTTCACCTCGGCACCATAACTGAGCTAAATGGGTGGGATGCAATGAACCCGGGCCATCTTGACCAGCATCTGGCTCCGTTTTATGAAAAGGAGTTTGCAGAGGGCACCCTGACCCGCGATGAGGCAAAGGAGCTCGTCTCCTGCTTCTGGATTAAGGTAAACAACCACCCTGCCCCTCCAAAGGTGGGAATTACTGCAAGGGAGAGCGGCACATACAACGACTTCACAAACATAAATATAGGGGGTGTAAAACCAGACGGTACAGATGGCAGCAGCGAGATTTCATACATAATCCTGGAGGTCATAGAGGAGCTTCATATCCTCCAGCCGGGCAGCTCAATCCACATCAGCAGCAGAACTCCCGACAGGTTCCTCCTGGCCGGGTGCGAAGTAATCCGGAAAGGGTACGGATATCCGTCGGTTTTTAATGCCGACGCCTATATTCAGGAGATGGTGAGGCAGGGTAAAAGTCTGCAGGATGCACGCGAAGGTGGTTGCAGCGGCTGCATAGAGGTGGGCGCATTCGGCAAGGAGGCCTATCTTCTTACCGGCTATCTGAATGTCCCTAAAATTCTGGAAGTTACCTTAAACAACGGCGTTGATCCTGTGGGCGGAAAACAGGTGGGTCTCAAAATCGGAGAGGCTGCAGATTTTAAAAACTTTGATGAGCTTTATGATGCTTTTATAAAGCAGCTCAACTATATAACTGATTTAAAGATACGGGTAAGCAACTATATTGACAGAATGTTTGCAAAATATGCCCCGGCCACCTTCCTCTCAGTTGTAATTGAAGATTGTATCAAAAAGGGGAAGGATTATTACAACGGAGGCCCGAGGTATAACACAAACTACATTCAGTGTACCGGTCTGGGTACCGTTACCGACTCCCTGGCCGCCATTAAATGGCATGTTTTTGAAAAGCAAACAGTCACAATGGAGAGGCTGTTGACGGCTGTGGCAAACAATTTCAGCGGAGAGGAGATTCTGAGGCAGAGGATTATCAACAAAACCCCGTTCTTTGGAAACGATAATGACTATGCCGATTCAATAGCAGTAAGGGTTTATGAAGACCTCTTTAAAGCCATAGAGGGCAAGCCAAATACAAAGGGGGAGAGTTTCCATCTAAATATGCTCTCAACTACTTGTCACGTATATTTTGGCAAGGTTACAGGAGCAACTCCCAACGGCCGCCTTGCCGGTCTGTCAATATCAGACGGCACCTCCCCTTCACAGGGGGCAGACACCCACGGCCCCACAGCTGTAATAAAATCTCTGGGCAAACTGGACCAGATAAAATCCGGCGGAACATTGCTAAACCTCCGGTTCCTTCCATCACTGGTAAAGAGCAACTCAGACCTTGTGAAACTCGCCTCCCTTATAAGGAGCTATTTCTCAATGAACGGCCACCACATTCAGTTTAACATAGTTGATACCGATACACTTCGTGACGCCCAGAAAAACCCCGGAGAGTACCGGGACCTGCTTGTACGAATGGCCGGATACAGCGACTATTTCAATGATATGAACAGAGACCTCCAGGAGGAGATAATCTCCAGGACAGAGAATTCATTATGA
- a CDS encoding glycyl-radical enzyme activating protein — translation MSLIFDIKRYSINDGPGIRVTIFFKGCPLNCVWCHNPEGISQKKEKLYNRQKCINCKSCVASCPNSALAMEYDDISTDANLCINCGECTEACPTGALEISGEELSAEQVMTEIKKESIVLDQSEGGVTFCGGEPLIHKKMLMELLDRCGELRIHRAVDTCLFASEEVVREVAGNCELILADLKHMDPQKHKEFTGQTNELILANIRMLAEEGYNFIVRIPLIEGVNADVENIKSTAEFLASLPGAEERQVELLPYHNVGMGKHSRMGSRYNPLNIPMEKPSSETISRCISLFEEFGIEATAK, via the coding sequence ATGAGTCTGATATTTGACATTAAAAGATACTCAATTAACGACGGCCCCGGAATAAGAGTCACCATCTTCTTCAAAGGGTGTCCGCTTAATTGTGTCTGGTGCCACAATCCGGAGGGCATAAGCCAAAAAAAAGAGAAGCTTTACAACAGACAAAAGTGCATTAACTGCAAAAGCTGTGTGGCCAGCTGCCCAAACTCGGCTCTTGCTATGGAGTATGATGATATCTCTACTGATGCAAATCTTTGCATTAACTGCGGAGAGTGCACAGAGGCCTGCCCAACCGGAGCACTGGAGATTTCAGGCGAGGAGCTCTCTGCAGAGCAGGTAATGACTGAAATTAAAAAGGAGTCAATCGTACTTGATCAAAGTGAGGGAGGGGTGACTTTTTGCGGCGGAGAGCCTTTAATTCACAAGAAGATGCTCATGGAACTTCTCGACAGATGTGGTGAATTGAGGATTCACAGAGCAGTTGACACATGCCTCTTTGCAAGCGAAGAGGTTGTAAGAGAGGTCGCCGGCAACTGCGAACTTATACTTGCAGATTTAAAACATATGGACCCTCAAAAGCACAAAGAGTTTACCGGTCAGACAAACGAACTGATTCTGGCAAATATCAGGATGCTGGCAGAGGAGGGCTACAATTTCATCGTCCGCATACCGCTGATTGAGGGGGTTAATGCCGATGTGGAGAACATAAAATCCACCGCAGAATTCCTGGCTTCACTCCCCGGAGCAGAAGAGAGGCAAGTAGAGCTGCTGCCATACCACAATGTTGGAATGGGAAAACACTCGCGAATGGGAAGCAGATATAACCCGCTCAATATCCCTATGGAGAAACCATCTTCTGAAACAATCTCCCGCTGCATTTCCTTATTCGAAGAGTTTGGAATTGAGGCCACTGCAAAGTAA
- a CDS encoding mechanosensitive ion channel domain-containing protein, with protein MLENEITTRATALFGIVDGINALLIEWGLSPALAGWLDEIISMTLLFLLAYGIDLIARFVLHRVVGHLAKFTKTQWDDLFVEEKVFKHIAHVIPAIVFYLSTPIALKSLFWINLFEKGALIYIVFVIIRAVHASTKAMTKVYTKSEDYSNKPIQIIFQIVAVIAYFVGGISLLSILLDTSFATLFAGLGASMAIIILVFKDTILGFVAGWQLSSNDMLRQGDWITVPKYGADGNVEEVSLYSVKVRNFDNTITTVPPYALVSDSFQNWRGMQESGGRRIKRSIIIDMTSIQFCTPEMLDKFRKIKYLTEYIDTTEEVIRNYNQENGTDNTMIVNGRRQTNIGVFRAYIQKYLENHPEVNHEMTTMVRQLQPTEKGIPLELYFFTKIKDWIYYENVQSDIFDHIMAVVTAFGLRVFQYPSSSGAPYHLYTE; from the coding sequence ATGTTAGAGAACGAAATAACCACAAGAGCAACGGCACTGTTTGGAATTGTAGATGGCATAAATGCACTCCTCATTGAGTGGGGACTATCTCCAGCACTGGCAGGCTGGCTTGACGAGATTATATCTATGACACTGCTCTTCCTGCTTGCATATGGTATAGACCTTATCGCAAGATTTGTTCTGCACAGGGTTGTGGGTCATCTGGCAAAATTCACAAAAACTCAGTGGGATGACCTTTTTGTTGAGGAGAAGGTATTTAAGCACATCGCACATGTAATCCCTGCTATTGTATTTTATCTGAGCACTCCAATAGCATTAAAGTCTCTGTTCTGGATTAATCTGTTTGAAAAAGGTGCTCTTATTTATATTGTTTTTGTAATCATAAGAGCAGTTCACGCCTCAACAAAGGCGATGACCAAAGTTTACACCAAGTCAGAAGATTACTCAAACAAACCCATACAGATTATATTTCAGATAGTTGCAGTTATTGCATATTTTGTAGGGGGTATTTCGCTCCTCAGCATTCTTCTTGACACATCATTTGCAACACTCTTCGCAGGGCTTGGAGCCTCTATGGCAATTATAATTCTGGTATTCAAAGATACAATTCTGGGCTTTGTTGCCGGTTGGCAACTCTCCTCAAATGATATGCTGAGACAGGGTGACTGGATTACAGTTCCCAAATATGGTGCAGATGGAAATGTTGAAGAGGTAAGCCTATACTCAGTTAAGGTGAGAAACTTTGACAATACTATAACTACTGTTCCTCCATATGCACTGGTAAGTGATTCATTCCAGAATTGGAGAGGTATGCAGGAGTCAGGAGGGAGAAGAATAAAGAGGTCCATTATCATTGATATGACAAGCATTCAGTTCTGTACTCCGGAGATGCTTGATAAATTCAGAAAAATAAAATACCTCACAGAGTATATAGATACAACTGAGGAGGTTATCCGCAATTACAATCAGGAGAATGGCACAGACAACACAATGATTGTCAACGGAAGAAGACAAACCAATATAGGAGTCTTCAGAGCATATATTCAGAAGTATCTGGAAAACCATCCTGAGGTTAACCACGAAATGACAACAATGGTCAGACAGCTTCAGCCAACCGAAAAGGGTATTCCGCTTGAACTTTATTTCTTTACAAAGATCAAAGACTGGATTTACTATGAAAATGTTCAGTCAGATATTTTTGACCACATCATGGCTGTTGTAACAGCTTTTGGACTGAGAGTTTTCCAGTACCCTTCAAGTAGCGGAGCCCCCTACCATTTATATACTGAATAG
- a CDS encoding SGNH/GDSL hydrolase family protein, whose product MKISSRVSCLLAVTLFALVKPVVSNATELKDLKYTDARSLQITGMAYDTPLAEYSRLPEQLRGEFRESLLSLGVNSAGIAVRFRSDSPVIAARWSVRNNFSMNHMPDTGIRGLDLYTLDGDKWKYIGTAKPVAKESMSAFIRNGDSVMREYIAYLPLYDGVESLEIGVEPDAFLGKPINPALIFSTERKPVIFYGTSITQGGCASRPGMAYPAILGRMLNRETINLGFSGNARMDKAIAKAINMVDFHTLVLDCLPNMNAQMVRDSAEYFIRTILSANPGKYFIMVENPRFPHLFIDSKNAAEIKEENEVWRSLYEKFRKEGYRNIKYVRGEGLIGDDNEATVDGVHLTDLGFQRFSESLVKFLRD is encoded by the coding sequence ATGAAAATTTCAAGCAGAGTTTCGTGCCTTCTGGCTGTTACCCTTTTTGCACTGGTAAAACCTGTTGTTTCTAATGCAACAGAACTAAAGGACCTTAAATACACAGATGCCCGCTCGCTCCAGATAACGGGAATGGCTTATGATACACCACTTGCGGAGTATTCCAGATTACCAGAGCAGTTAAGGGGGGAGTTTAGAGAGTCTTTACTCTCTCTCGGAGTGAATTCAGCCGGGATTGCTGTAAGATTCAGGTCTGACAGCCCTGTTATTGCGGCAAGGTGGAGTGTGAGAAACAATTTTTCAATGAATCATATGCCAGATACAGGAATAAGAGGTCTTGACCTGTATACTCTGGATGGGGATAAGTGGAAATATATTGGAACAGCCAAACCGGTAGCAAAGGAGAGTATGTCTGCATTTATAAGAAATGGTGATAGTGTTATGAGGGAATATATTGCATATCTTCCGCTTTATGATGGTGTAGAGTCTCTTGAAATTGGCGTGGAGCCTGATGCTTTTTTGGGTAAGCCCATCAATCCTGCACTAATATTTTCCACAGAGAGGAAACCTGTAATATTCTACGGAACAAGTATTACTCAGGGTGGCTGTGCATCAAGACCCGGGATGGCCTATCCGGCAATACTTGGCAGGATGCTCAACAGAGAGACCATTAACCTGGGCTTTTCCGGTAATGCCCGTATGGATAAGGCCATAGCTAAGGCAATAAATATGGTGGATTTTCACACACTTGTTCTGGATTGTCTACCCAATATGAATGCTCAGATGGTAAGAGACAGTGCCGAGTATTTTATAAGAACCATATTATCTGCAAATCCCGGTAAATACTTTATAATGGTTGAAAATCCGCGCTTTCCGCATCTGTTTATTGACAGTAAAAATGCTGCTGAGATAAAGGAGGAGAATGAGGTTTGGAGATCTCTGTATGAAAAATTCAGAAAAGAGGGATATAGAAACATAAAATATGTCAGAGGAGAGGGGCTTATAGGAGATGATAATGAGGCCACTGTAGATGGAGTGCACTTAACAGATCTTGGGTTTCAGAGATTTTCAGAAAGCCTTGTAAAATTTCTTAGGGACTAA
- the miaA gene encoding tRNA (adenosine(37)-N6)-dimethylallyltransferase MiaA: MNQDLICILGPTASGKTRYAVNMALELGGEIISADSRQVYRGMDIGTGKDLSDYIVNGVEVPYHLIDIANPGTKYNIFEYQKDFQKAYRDIVSRGREPILCGGSGLYIDSVTMGYSLAEVPPNTELRERLERLPIEELAEMLKGYKNLHNTTDTDSKKRVIRALEIAIFNSENPSQRQEFSPLKTRYIGIDVSREERIRRIDNRLDERLRQGMVEEVKALIDSGINPDDLIYYGLEYKFVTLYILGRLSFEEMRNQLATAIHQFAKRQMTWFRGMERRGVKIEWIKL; the protein is encoded by the coding sequence ATGAACCAAGATTTGATTTGTATATTGGGTCCAACCGCCTCCGGCAAGACCAGGTATGCCGTTAATATGGCACTGGAGTTGGGTGGAGAAATTATTTCTGCCGATTCCCGTCAGGTTTACAGAGGAATGGATATAGGGACGGGTAAGGATCTGAGTGATTATATTGTAAATGGAGTAGAGGTGCCTTATCATCTTATAGATATTGCAAATCCGGGTACAAAATATAATATCTTTGAGTATCAGAAAGATTTTCAAAAAGCTTACAGGGACATTGTTTCAAGGGGCAGAGAGCCCATCCTTTGCGGAGGTTCGGGTTTGTATATTGACTCTGTTACAATGGGATACAGCCTGGCAGAGGTGCCGCCCAATACAGAGCTGAGAGAGAGGCTTGAGAGGCTCCCAATTGAGGAGCTTGCGGAGATGCTTAAGGGTTATAAAAATCTTCACAATACAACAGATACTGACAGTAAAAAAAGAGTGATTCGTGCTTTGGAGATAGCCATTTTCAATTCAGAAAACCCATCTCAAAGGCAAGAGTTCTCACCATTAAAAACCAGATATATTGGGATTGATGTAAGCAGGGAGGAGAGAATCAGAAGGATTGACAATCGGCTTGATGAGAGGCTGAGGCAGGGGATGGTTGAGGAGGTAAAGGCTCTTATCGATTCTGGAATTAACCCCGATGACCTGATTTACTACGGGCTTGAGTATAAGTTTGTGACTCTTTATATTCTGGGAAGACTCTCGTTTGAGGAGATGAGAAATCAGCTGGCAACTGCTATTCATCAGTTTGCCAAGAGGCAGATGACCTGGTTTAGAGGGATGGAGAGAAGGGGGGTAAAAATAGAGTGGATAAAATTATAA
- the smpB gene encoding SsrA-binding protein SmpB has protein sequence MPKAKSKIEIKNKRASFDYEFLETFTAGVVLSGTEIKSIRAGKASLADSYCYFANGELYVKNMHIADYWWGSFNAHDPRRDRKLLLNRTELRRLFRGSREKGLTIVATRLFISDRGYAKLNIALAKGKREYDKRHSIKEKDIRRELDREN, from the coding sequence ATGCCTAAAGCAAAAAGCAAAATAGAGATTAAAAACAAGAGGGCCTCGTTTGATTACGAGTTCCTGGAGACATTTACGGCAGGTGTTGTCCTTAGCGGAACTGAGATTAAATCAATCCGTGCAGGCAAGGCCTCTCTGGCAGATTCCTACTGCTATTTTGCAAATGGAGAGCTCTATGTTAAGAATATGCATATTGCAGATTACTGGTGGGGTAGTTTTAATGCTCACGATCCAAGAAGAGACAGGAAACTATTGCTAAACCGAACAGAGCTCCGCAGACTTTTCAGAGGCTCCCGGGAGAAGGGGCTGACAATTGTTGCAACCAGACTCTTCATCTCTGACCGCGGTTATGCAAAACTAAACATAGCCCTCGCAAAAGGAAAACGCGAATACGACAAGAGACACTCCATCAAGGAGAAGGATATCAGGCGCGAACTTGACAGAGAAAATTAG
- the lgt gene encoding prolipoprotein diacylglyceryl transferase, with protein MINFLAINWAPSPEIFSIGPVAVRYYSVLFVSGFIIGYYIFKWFFKREGVPERILENLLYTLLIATMVGARLGHCLFYEPEYYLARPIEILKVWEGGLASHGGALAILLAMWWFVRKYGPAYKFDFLWIMDRLGIATALAGMMIRLGNLMNSEIYGNPTDLPWGFIFQLRGETVAKHPTQLYEALSYLALFLGLMFIYKRFLPKLKRGTLFALFLIGLFAARFFIEFVKEPQVAFEQTMSLNMGQWLSVPFIIGGVALLIYSITRGKPAMIKNKA; from the coding sequence ATGATAAATTTTCTGGCAATCAATTGGGCACCATCGCCTGAGATATTTTCAATAGGACCTGTTGCGGTTAGATACTACAGCGTTCTTTTTGTATCGGGATTTATAATAGGATACTATATTTTCAAATGGTTTTTCAAAAGGGAGGGAGTTCCTGAGAGGATTCTTGAGAACCTTCTCTATACCCTGTTAATAGCAACAATGGTTGGAGCCAGACTCGGCCACTGTCTGTTCTATGAACCGGAATACTATCTTGCTCGTCCCATTGAGATACTAAAGGTATGGGAGGGGGGACTCGCGAGCCATGGGGGAGCTCTTGCAATTTTGCTGGCAATGTGGTGGTTTGTCCGCAAATACGGACCTGCCTATAAATTTGATTTCCTCTGGATTATGGATAGGTTGGGCATCGCTACTGCACTTGCCGGAATGATGATAAGACTGGGAAACCTCATGAATTCCGAGATATACGGAAATCCTACAGATCTTCCCTGGGGGTTTATCTTTCAGTTAAGGGGTGAGACTGTAGCAAAACATCCTACTCAACTTTATGAAGCCCTTTCATATCTTGCGCTCTTCCTCGGTTTGATGTTCATTTACAAAAGATTCCTCCCTAAGCTTAAAAGAGGTACCCTGTTTGCACTCTTCCTTATAGGTCTCTTTGCCGCCAGATTCTTTATTGAGTTTGTGAAAGAACCACAGGTTGCATTTGAGCAGACTATGTCACTAAATATGGGACAGTGGCTTAGCGTACCGTTTATAATTGGTGGAGTAGCCCTTTTGATTTACAGCATTACCAGAGGGAAGCCGGCAATGATAAAAAACAAAGCCTAA